The DNA sequence TAGGCAACTCCAAAACGGAGGATAAGGGGAATGGCAATGCGTAGAACAAAATGTTGGCGACCTATTTCTTGTTGTTGTTCATCAGACTTAGTTTGAACCTCTCCCGAGAAATAGTCATACACCAAGGCTGCAAGACCAGCAAAAAATTCTCCCGCAAAATATCCCACAGGGTCGAGCTCTTTGTTCCAAGCCTTTTCTTCTGCAAGTTTCGATGCTAATAGGATTTGAGATTCAAAAAAATTTTTACATAACTTTCGTTTTGGTTCAAGCATCTTTATTTATCCTTGTTTTCTAAGGGGTTTAAAGCATTTGCAAATAAACTTCTAGCAAAAATTGACCAAAATCTCCGTTTAGGGTAAAAATGATCTCTTCTACCTATGGCGGTCGTAGCTCAGTTGGTTAGAGCACTTGATTGTGGTTCAAGATGTCGCGGGTTCGAATCCCGTCGATCGCCCTTTTTTTCTTTTCCAATGTAAAAACTTCTGTTAAATTAAAAATATGGATAAAAAAAAGCGTTTACACCCAGAAGTTCAGGGACTTCTCGTCTTAGTCGGGAGTTTTCTCCTCTTCCTTTGCATACTCAGTTTTACCCATACCTCCCCTCAGAAAAACTGGTTTGGGGTGATTGGCTATGGGATCGGCTATGGAATGCTTTGGACCTTTGGCCTCTCCGCTTACCTCATTGCGACCTACATCGGGTGGATCGGCTGGAAAAAGCTGATGGGAAGCCCGATCGGCGGGCTCAAGATGAAAACCCTCTACCTCGGCATCGGGATTGTCTCCTTATCGGCCCTCCTCAACCTTCTGACAGAGGTGGGAGGATTTTCTAATGGGTTGATTGAGTCGCGGGTCATCTCTGAAATCTATGAGGTCTACTATCCCTACCACCAAAAATTGGCCCGCTTCAATTTAGGTGGGGTTCCCCTTTACTATCTCTACCGCGACCTTCCAATTTTTAACCTGCAGCACCTCCTCAGTAACGTGGGTGTGATGATCACCTTTTCTCTTACCGGAATCATGGCGCTCATCCTTTTCACCAACACGCGGGTCATCCCCCTGGCAAAGAAGTGTTGGGAGTTTGTGAAAGAGACAGGAAAATTCCTTAAGAAGGTGGCCAAAGATTTTAAACCTCGCAAGGTGAAGAAAAAAGTGGTCCCCATTGTCCCTGTCTTTTCTCCCCGCCCTCCCGTTCAGGAAAGAGAAGTGATGGAAGAAGAGGAGGAGGAAGAACTCTCCGATCTTAAAATTTCGACCCACTTGGAAAAGCGACCAGCTCCGGGGCGAAAAGTCAAGACGATGGACAACAAAAAATATGTGGGCGCCTATAGGCGGTACCGCCTTCCCCCTTTAAATCTTCTCACCAACGCCAAAAAAGTGGACCAGCCCACGCTGAAAAAAGATCTCGAGCGGCAGGCAAAGATTTTGGAGGAGACCCTCCTAAGCTTTGGTGTGGAAGGGCGAGTGGGAGAGATCAACTGCGGCCCCACCATCACCTCTTTCGAGGTCCATCCTCCAACGGGTGTGAAGGTTCAAAAGATCAAAGTCCTTGAAAATGACATTGCCCTCAACTTGCAGGCCAAATCGATCCGAATTATCGCGCCAATTCCAGGAAAAGCGGCTGTAGGTGTCGAAGTTCCTTCCCTCTATCCGCAGGAGGTGGGCTTTAAAGAGATGCTCAGCGAGTATCAAAAGGGGAGCAAAAAGCTTCACATCCCCATCATGTTGGGGCAGACAGTTACGGGCGATAATGTTCTCTGTGATCTCACAAAAATGCCCCACTGTATCATCGCTGGAGCAACGGGCTCAGGGAAATCGGTCTGCATCAACAGCATCGTGATGTCGATCTTGATGACGGCTCGCCCTGATGAGGTAAAAATCCTCCTCGTCGACCCGAAAAAGGTAGAGCTCAGCTCTTACACAAACCTCCCACATATGATCGCTCCGGTCATTACCGAGGCGCATGGTGCTTATGCCGCCTTAAACTGGCTGGTGAAAGAGATGGAAGAGCGGTACGAAATTCTCAAGCGGCTCAAGCTCCGCAACATCCACGCCTTTAACAACCGGAAATACAATCCGGAGAAAGAGGAAGAGCTTGCAGGAGGGATGGAAATCCCCCGAAAGATGCCCTATATCGTTGGGATTATTGACGAGTTTGCCGACCTGATGATGGCTTCAAGTTCCGACTTAGAGACGCCCATTGCCCGCATTGCGCAGATGGCGCGCGCAGTGGGGATCCACCTAATCTTAGCAACGCAGCGCCCCTCAAGAGAGGTGATCACCGGCCTTATTAAAGCAAACTTCCCCAGTCGGATTGCCTTTAAGGTGGCAAGCCGGGTCAATAGCCAGATTATCCTCGATGAAAATGGCGCTGAAAACCTCCTCGGCAATGGAGATCTCCTCTTCCTTCCTCCAGGTTCCCATAACCTGACACGCGCACAGGGAGTCTTTGTCCGCGATGAAGATATCAACCAGGTGATCGAGCATATCGAGCGGCAGCTAGGCCCTCAATATCTGATCAAGTCGTTTGATCAGATGGCCTCTGCAGATCTTGGTGGGGTAGGGGCTGGCGAAGGTAAAGATGATCTCTATTCCCAAGCCTATCAGATCATTACGGAAACGGGGACTGCATCGACCACTTTCCTCCAGCGCAAGCTGAAGATCGGTTATGCACGCGCTGCATCTCTCATGGACGAGCTAGAGAGCAATGGCATCATTGGCTCGCCTGATGGGAGTCGCCGCCGCGTCCTCCTCAAAAAGGACTAGAAAAGCGCGCAGTTCACAATAAAAACTCCGTCCAATCAACGATTGCATCAAAATAGTCTTCTTCCACAACATTTTGTCTAACCCCACCAACATGAATCAGCACAGGTCGAACTGAAATGAGCTTAGGTAAGAATAGGTTTTCGACTTTTTTTCTGACATCTTCAATCACTTGTACGCCGATCGGATTCTTAGAAAATTTGATCTCGCAAAGATAAAGAGTATTTTTCGTTTGGATTAGGTAGTCAATTTGACATCCTTTCCTCCGTTCGGTTTTTGTCTGAAAAAAGGGTCCATCATAAAGACACTCTTCAGGAGAAATGGATAGTCGCTCCATAAGATCATGCCGATTATGAACAACAAGGTTCTCAAACTGAAGCCCCATAATTGACTCCCAACTAGTGCTGCCATAAAGAGAGCCCTCCTTAAAGTTCCCTCTTAAAATTTGCTCTTTATTTGGAAGAATATACTTAAGATAGAATCTTAAGTAGTTGTCTCTTAATCGATACTTTCTTAGCTTGCTTGTTTCACGCGTCTTAATATCCCAGGTAAAATCGGCTGACAAAAACCCTGCTTCTTTTAGGTCTGTCAGATATTCTGAGACAATTCTTCCATTACTTCGATTTGTTCTTCTACAGATCTCTGCCTGGTCCAAAGAAGGTGTAGTTGATAGGGCTTCTACAATATCTTTGTAGATGGAGCTCCTCTTGGAAAATAAATCGTGAAAAATCCGGTCAAACTCGTTAAACAAAAAAACCGACTCAGAAAAACAAAGCTGTTTGATGTTCTCCTCTGCAGTCTGCTTTGGATCGATCAGACTAAGGTACTTTGGAACCCCTCCTGTAACGCTAAGAATTTTTAGCTTCTCAAGTGGGGAGATTGAGTCTTTTCTTTTGCCCCAAAAATCTGAGCATTCCTTGATTGAAAGCTCATCTAATGTGAGGGTAAGATCTACGCGCCCTAAAAACCCCGTATTTTTAAGGATATTTTTGTTGATCCAATTAGAGATAGAGCTTGCAACAATCAAAACTAAATTAGGGTTGGACTCAAAATATTGATCCCAAGCAACTTTTAGTTTTCCCAGAAATAATGGATCCTTTGAGCCCATCCAAGAGATTTCATCTAGCACAATAAGAATGGTCCCCTTCTCAGCTTCTTTACCAAGTGCCCAAAAGAGATTCCCCCAATCATCTGCTACCAGTTCTGGAAACCCTTGCTTTTTCATTTGACGCGCAAATTCTTCTTTCTGAGAGGTACTGGTTGTCTCGTCTGTTGGTGGGAGGCCTGTAAATGAAAATTTACGCTTAAATTTCTTGGAGAGTTCCCGAATCAGCCGACTTTTCCCTATGCGGCGAC is a window from the Candidatus Neptunochlamydia vexilliferae genome containing:
- a CDS encoding FtsK/SpoIIIE family DNA translocase; the protein is MDKKKRLHPEVQGLLVLVGSFLLFLCILSFTHTSPQKNWFGVIGYGIGYGMLWTFGLSAYLIATYIGWIGWKKLMGSPIGGLKMKTLYLGIGIVSLSALLNLLTEVGGFSNGLIESRVISEIYEVYYPYHQKLARFNLGGVPLYYLYRDLPIFNLQHLLSNVGVMITFSLTGIMALILFTNTRVIPLAKKCWEFVKETGKFLKKVAKDFKPRKVKKKVVPIVPVFSPRPPVQEREVMEEEEEEELSDLKISTHLEKRPAPGRKVKTMDNKKYVGAYRRYRLPPLNLLTNAKKVDQPTLKKDLERQAKILEETLLSFGVEGRVGEINCGPTITSFEVHPPTGVKVQKIKVLENDIALNLQAKSIRIIAPIPGKAAVGVEVPSLYPQEVGFKEMLSEYQKGSKKLHIPIMLGQTVTGDNVLCDLTKMPHCIIAGATGSGKSVCINSIVMSILMTARPDEVKILLVDPKKVELSSYTNLPHMIAPVITEAHGAYAALNWLVKEMEERYEILKRLKLRNIHAFNNRKYNPEKEEELAGGMEIPRKMPYIVGIIDEFADLMMASSSDLETPIARIAQMARAVGIHLILATQRPSREVITGLIKANFPSRIAFKVASRVNSQIILDENGAENLLGNGDLLFLPPGSHNLTRAQGVFVRDEDINQVIEHIERQLGPQYLIKSFDQMASADLGGVGAGEGKDDLYSQAYQIITETGTASTTFLQRKLKIGYARAASLMDELESNGIIGSPDGSRRRVLLKKD
- a CDS encoding AAA family ATPase; protein product: MFIGRKEELKLLQGQMNRNFASFIVIKGRRRIGKSRLIRELSKKFKRKFSFTGLPPTDETTSTSQKEEFARQMKKQGFPELVADDWGNLFWALGKEAEKGTILIVLDEISWMGSKDPLFLGKLKVAWDQYFESNPNLVLIVASSISNWINKNILKNTGFLGRVDLTLTLDELSIKECSDFWGKRKDSISPLEKLKILSVTGGVPKYLSLIDPKQTAEENIKQLCFSESVFLFNEFDRIFHDLFSKRSSIYKDIVEALSTTPSLDQAEICRRTNRSNGRIVSEYLTDLKEAGFLSADFTWDIKTRETSKLRKYRLRDNYLRFYLKYILPNKEQILRGNFKEGSLYGSTSWESIMGLQFENLVVHNRHDLMERLSISPEECLYDGPFFQTKTERRKGCQIDYLIQTKNTLYLCEIKFSKNPIGVQVIEDVRKKVENLFLPKLISVRPVLIHVGGVRQNVVEEDYFDAIVDWTEFLL